GTAGCACAGGCCCGTCAGCAGTCCGGCCACGACGCCCAGGAGGTTGACCTGCCAGGTCGCGGCCTGCAGCGCGCCGGAAATGAGGGCGCAGCCGCCCATGCACAGGGCGATTGCCGTGATCTTCATCCAGCCCATGCTCTCGCCCAGGAACTTCCAGCCCAGGACGGCGGTGTAGGCCACGGAGCAGTAGACCATGACCGTGGCCACGGCCGCGCCGTTGTTGGCCACGGAAATGGCCCACAGGCCGTTGAAGCCGGCCAGCATGAGCCCGAACAGGGCCAGGAAGGGCAGGTGCGCCCGGTCCACGCGCAAGAGGCGGGGGCTGGCCACGAGCATGACCGGGAGCAGGGTCGCGACCACGAAGACGTTGCGCCAGAAGGCCAGCACCAGGGGCGGCATGTCGAAGTTCGTGACCAGGTAGCGGATGAAGATGGAGGTCGTGGACAGGAACACGGCGCTGACGAGGGCGGCGGTGTATCCTTGGGCGGAGCGGGACATGGCCATGGGGAATCTCCTTCTTGTGCTGGGCTGGAAGGTGGTCTAAAGGGAAATTGGCCCTGCAAGAAGGGGCAATTTTTCAGAAAAACGACCAGTCCAATTTTCCCCGGAGTACACAGTGCGCCTCGCCCTCGACTACGAATCCGGACAGCCCCTCTATGTTCAGATCGGCAGGCACTTCCGCGACGCCATCCTGTCCGACAACCTGCGTCCGGGCGTGCGCCTGCCGGCGGTGCGAGCCCTGGCTGCGAGCCTCGGCGTGAACCGGGCCACGGTGGAAAGCGCCTATGCCGAACTCGTGGCCGAAGGGCTCGTCGCCCCCCGTCAGGGCAGCGGCTTCTACGTGCTGGCCCACGCGCCGGGCGAACCGGCCGTGGCGTCCCGTTCCGGGGACTGGCCCGCCTGGCAGGGGCGACTGCGGTACGGCGGCTACGAGGCCATGAGCGCCTACCTGCCCGAGGCCAGCCGCCAGACGGACTGGATCGCCCTGGACGGCGGGGCCTGCGACCCCAGGCTCTTCCCCATGGACGAGTTCCGCAGGATGCTCGGGCAGGTCATGCGCCGGGACGGGGCCGCGGCCGTGGAGTACGGGGAGATCGGCGGGTACCGCCCCCTGCGCGCCACTCTGGCCCAGGTCCTGGCCAGCCAGGGCGTGCAGACGAGCGCCGACAGCATCCTCATCACCGCCGGTTCCCAGCAGGCCCTGTCCCTGGTCGCCGCGCTGCTCTTGGCCCCTGGCCAGAGCGTGGTGGCGGAGCGGCCGACCTATGCCGGCGCCCTGGACGTCTTCCGCGCCCGCGGTCTGGCCATCCATACCGTGGGCGTGGACGAGGACGGCATGGACGTGGACGAGCTGGAGCATGTCCTCGAACGCCACCGCCCGGGCCTGATCTACACCATCCCCAATTTCCACAACCCCACGGGCGCCTGTCTCGACGGACAGC
This genomic interval from Desulfomicrobium escambiense DSM 10707 contains the following:
- a CDS encoding DMT family transporter — translated: MAMSRSAQGYTAALVSAVFLSTTSIFIRYLVTNFDMPPLVLAFWRNVFVVATLLPVMLVASPRLLRVDRAHLPFLALFGLMLAGFNGLWAISVANNGAAVATVMVYCSVAYTAVLGWKFLGESMGWMKITAIALCMGGCALISGALQAATWQVNLLGVVAGLLTGLCYTAYSLMGRVTSERGISPWTTLLYIFAFAGSFLFLINMTGGSVPGSAVRAADLFWLGDSVRGWTVMILLGAIPTVGGYGFYNVSLTLLDASIANIIVSLEPAFTAVFAFLVLGEILTPVQVLGSALLLSGVAAIKLADLRRAPVAALQEA
- a CDS encoding PLP-dependent aminotransferase family protein, giving the protein MRLALDYESGQPLYVQIGRHFRDAILSDNLRPGVRLPAVRALAASLGVNRATVESAYAELVAEGLVAPRQGSGFYVLAHAPGEPAVASRSGDWPAWQGRLRYGGYEAMSAYLPEASRQTDWIALDGGACDPRLFPMDEFRRMLGQVMRRDGAAAVEYGEIGGYRPLRATLAQVLASQGVQTSADSILITAGSQQALSLVAALLLAPGQSVVAERPTYAGALDVFRARGLAIHTVGVDEDGMDVDELEHVLERHRPGLIYTIPNFHNPTGACLDGQRRRRLISLAGRYDVPILEDDYVGDIRYEGRAQPTLKSLDPDGRVIYVGTFSKMLIPGLRVGFVVADGPVYDHLLRSKRCHDLATCNLIQRALREYVSVGRYGAHLQRSCTVYRRRRDAMLAALERHMPAGSSWVRPKGGLFVWARLPEGMKASEVLPRACGEGMIFAPGGNFHLDPAEGEGCMRLNFASNSEEVIEEGIRRLGLAMGRQGRPGRC